A stretch of Schistocerca americana isolate TAMUIC-IGC-003095 chromosome 3, iqSchAmer2.1, whole genome shotgun sequence DNA encodes these proteins:
- the LOC124605397 gene encoding ankyrin repeat domain-containing protein 54-like isoform X1: protein MTSVDSGVETGNDSNDSCATHDPQSPTLEITPAKLITTTTTDIQQTLTVCQTAVDKSCSTTDHDIQFPLVRIKPDDKVVNFLLPLQRPIPGIDPPAGLTFCNVQRTSLGLGNGYEVVRAENKGYDLTAVYQKFELQRKLRAVRCRLKTTREAWLQFKGPLSNFYERKLRHACSTNNLDLVQALLELGVNPNCYDDQRRSPLHLAACRGYADVVKLLLDKGANPNQRDSLGNTPLHLAACTNNLSVVTLLLKAGTDVSSLDLFGRNPLQLAQAKLKLLQRGSDNEDSKFIKGEVQKVIDMMMAYLQKKGQQMEMELLTAFSSRVTLSNSKEEVETDVRDLLASLNNLTLDTKK, encoded by the exons ATGACATCGGTTGATTCTGGCGTTGAAACTGGCAATGACAGTAATGATAGTTGTGCGACACATGATCCACAGTCACCAACACTTGAAATAACCCCAGCAAAATTAATTACGACGACTACGACCGACATACAACAGACCCTTACTGTGTGTCAAACAGCAGTCGACAAATCATGTTCGACGACGGATCATGATATCCAGTTTCCACTAGTCAGGATAAAGCCAGATGACAAG GTTGTAAATTTCCTGCTCCCTCTTCAAAGACCAATTCCTGGAATCGATCCACCAGCTGGACTCACATTCTGTAATGTACAGCGCACAAGCCTTGGTCTTGGAAATGGTTATGAAGTGGTCAGGGCTG AGAACAAAGGTTATGATCTGACAGCTGTGTACCAGAAATTTGAACTTCAGAGGAAACTCCGAGCTGTGCGGTGCAGGCTGAAGACTACTCGTGAAGCGTGGTTGCAGTTTAAAGGACCTCTCAGTAATTTCT ATGAGCGGAAGTTAAGACATGCATGCTCCACAAACAATTTAGATTTGGTTCAAGCCTTACTTGAATTGGGCGTCAACCCGAACTGTTACGATGATCAGCGCAGATCACCATTACATCTTGCTGCATGCCGCGGATACGCTGATGTTGTGAA aCTACTACTAGACAAAGGAGCAAACCCTAATCAGAGAGATTCTCTTGGAAACACGCCTCTCCATCTGGCTGCATGCACAAACAATTTGAGTGTTGTCACACTCCTGCTGAAGGCTG GAACTGATGTAAGTTCGTTGGACTTGTTCGGACGAAATCCATTGCAGCTTGCTCAGGCAAAGCTGAAATTGCTACAAAGAGGAAGTGACAATGAAGATTCAAAATTTATTAAAGGCGAAGTGCAAAAG GTCATAGACATGATGATGGCATATCTGCAAAAGAAAGGCCAACAAATGGAAATGGAGCTTTTAACTGCATTCTCATCCCGTGTGACCCTAAGCAACTCAAAAGAAGAAGTTGAAACTGATGTGCGAGACTTGTTGGCGAGTCTTAACAATTTGACCTTGGATACAAAGAAATGA
- the LOC124605397 gene encoding ankyrin repeat domain-containing protein 54-like isoform X2 has translation MTSVDSGVETGNDSNDSCATHDPQSPTLEITPAKLITTTTTDIQQTLTVCQTAVDKSCSTTDHDIQFPLVRIKPDDKVVNFLLPLQRPIPGIDPPAGLTFCNVQRTSLGLGNGYEVVRAENKGYDLTAVYQKFELQRKLRAVRCRLKTTREAWLQFKGPLNERKLRHACSTNNLDLVQALLELGVNPNCYDDQRRSPLHLAACRGYADVVKLLLDKGANPNQRDSLGNTPLHLAACTNNLSVVTLLLKAGTDVSSLDLFGRNPLQLAQAKLKLLQRGSDNEDSKFIKGEVQKVIDMMMAYLQKKGQQMEMELLTAFSSRVTLSNSKEEVETDVRDLLASLNNLTLDTKK, from the exons ATGACATCGGTTGATTCTGGCGTTGAAACTGGCAATGACAGTAATGATAGTTGTGCGACACATGATCCACAGTCACCAACACTTGAAATAACCCCAGCAAAATTAATTACGACGACTACGACCGACATACAACAGACCCTTACTGTGTGTCAAACAGCAGTCGACAAATCATGTTCGACGACGGATCATGATATCCAGTTTCCACTAGTCAGGATAAAGCCAGATGACAAG GTTGTAAATTTCCTGCTCCCTCTTCAAAGACCAATTCCTGGAATCGATCCACCAGCTGGACTCACATTCTGTAATGTACAGCGCACAAGCCTTGGTCTTGGAAATGGTTATGAAGTGGTCAGGGCTG AGAACAAAGGTTATGATCTGACAGCTGTGTACCAGAAATTTGAACTTCAGAGGAAACTCCGAGCTGTGCGGTGCAGGCTGAAGACTACTCGTGAAGCGTGGTTGCAGTTTAAAGGACCTCTCA ATGAGCGGAAGTTAAGACATGCATGCTCCACAAACAATTTAGATTTGGTTCAAGCCTTACTTGAATTGGGCGTCAACCCGAACTGTTACGATGATCAGCGCAGATCACCATTACATCTTGCTGCATGCCGCGGATACGCTGATGTTGTGAA aCTACTACTAGACAAAGGAGCAAACCCTAATCAGAGAGATTCTCTTGGAAACACGCCTCTCCATCTGGCTGCATGCACAAACAATTTGAGTGTTGTCACACTCCTGCTGAAGGCTG GAACTGATGTAAGTTCGTTGGACTTGTTCGGACGAAATCCATTGCAGCTTGCTCAGGCAAAGCTGAAATTGCTACAAAGAGGAAGTGACAATGAAGATTCAAAATTTATTAAAGGCGAAGTGCAAAAG GTCATAGACATGATGATGGCATATCTGCAAAAGAAAGGCCAACAAATGGAAATGGAGCTTTTAACTGCATTCTCATCCCGTGTGACCCTAAGCAACTCAAAAGAAGAAGTTGAAACTGATGTGCGAGACTTGTTGGCGAGTCTTAACAATTTGACCTTGGATACAAAGAAATGA